In a single window of the Cervus elaphus chromosome 1, mCerEla1.1, whole genome shotgun sequence genome:
- the LOC122695235 gene encoding olfactory receptor 6-like: protein MLGRNITLVSEFILVGFPTAPWLQVLLFSLFLVVYLLVVIENLVIMLTVWVTGSLHKPMYYFLTSLSFLEVWYVSVTVPKMLDGFLLQRQRISFTGCMTQLYFFISLAGTECVLLAAMAYDRYVAICHPLRYPVIMTTGYCVQLVAFSYMSGFMVSVIKVYFISHVAFCGSNVMNHFFCDISPILKLACKDMSTAELVDFALAIVILVFPLTTTILSYVYIVSTILRIPSTQGRKKAFSTCASHLTVVIIYYTAMIFMYVRPRAIASFNSNKLISLCMQSSHPC, encoded by the coding sequence ATGCTGGGGAGAAACATCACTCTGGTGAGTGAGTTCATCCTGGTGGGCTTCCCCACCGCCCCCTGGCTGCAGGTCCtgctcttctccctcttccttgTGGTCTACTTGCTGGTGGTAATAGAGAATCTTGTCATCATGCTCACTGTCTGGGTCACTGGCTCCCTCCATAAGCCCATGTACTATTTCCTGACTAGCCTGTCCTTCTTGGAGGTCTGGTATGTCTCTGTCACAGTCCCCAAGATGCTGGATGGATTCCTCCTGCAGAGACAGCGCATCTCCTTCACAGGCTGCATGACCCAGCTCTACTTCTTTATCTCGCTTGCCGGGACAGAGTGTGTACTTCTGGCagccatggcctatgaccgctatgtggccatctgccaccctctCAGATACCCGGTCATCATGACCACAGGTTATTGTGTGCAGCTGGTGGCTTTTTCCTATATGAGTGGTTTCATGGTATCTGTAATCAAGGTCTATTTCATTTCACATGTTGCCTTTTGTGGCTCCAATGTCATGAACCACTTTTTCTGTGACATCTCACCAATCCTCAAACTGGCCTGCAAAGACATGTCCACAGCTGAGCTAGTGGACTTTGCTTTGGCTATTGTCATTCTTGTCTTCCCTCTCACCACTACCATCCTCTCCTATGTCTACATTGTCTCCACCATTCTGCGTATACCCTCCacccagggaaggaagaaggccttctccacctgtgcaTCCCACCTCACAGTAGTCATAATTTATTACACAGCCATGATTTTCATGTATGTTCGGCCCAGAGCTATTGCTTCTTTTAACTCCAACAAACTCATCTCACTGTGTATGCAGTCCTCACACCCATGCtaa
- the LOC122681065 gene encoding olfactory receptor 6-like, whose amino-acid sequence MWKENITHISDFVLVGFPTYPWLQVLLFFLFLITYLFVLLENVVIILTVWVTGSLHKPMYYFLGTMSFLETWYISVTVPKMLAGFLLCPNTISFLGCMTQLYFFMSLACTDCVLLAAMAYDRYVAICWPLRYPVMMTTEFCVQLTISSWLSGFTVSMAKVYFISQVSFCGNNILNHFFCDVSPILKLACMDSSVAEMVDFVLAIIILVFPLSATVLSYAFIVSAILHIPSATGQRKAFSTCASHLIVVVIFYTAVIFMYVRPRAIASFNSNKLISAIYAVFTPMLNPIIYCLRNKEVKNAIRKTMASGQALFLRDSLC is encoded by the coding sequence ATGTGGAAGGAAAATATCACTCATATTAGTGACTTTGTCCTGGTGGGCTTCCCTACTTACCCTTGGCTGCAagttctgcttttcttcctcttcctcatcacCTACCTGTTTGTGCTGTTGGAGAATGTAGTCATCATCCTCACTGTGTGGGTAACTGGATCCCTGCACAAGCCCATGTATTACTTTCTGGGCACCATGTCCTTTCTGGAGACCTGGTATATATCTGTCACAGTCCCCAAGATGCTGGCTGGATTCCTGCTTTGTCCCAATACCATCTCCTTCTTGGGATGCATGACCCAGCTCTATTTCTTCATGTCACTTGCCTGTACTGACTGTGTGCTCTTGGctgccatggcctatgaccgttATGTGGCTATATGTTGGCCTCTTCGCTATCCGGTTATGATGACCACAGAATTTTGTGTTCAGCTAACCATCAGTTCCTGGCTGAGCGGCTTTACTGTCTCCATGGCAAAAGTATACTTCATCTCCCAAGTTTCCTTCTGTGGTAATAATATCTTGAATcattttttctgtgatgtttcccCCATCCTCAAACTGGCCTGCATGGACTCATCTGTGGCAGAGATGGTAGACTTTGTGCTAGCCATCATCATCCTTGTGTTTCCTCTCTCAGCCACCGTCCTTTCCTATGCCTTCATTGTCTCTGCCATCCTGCACATTCCTTCAGCCACTGGGCAGCGGAAGGCCTTCTCTACCTGTGCTTCTCACCTTATAGTGGTAGTCATCTTCTACACAGCCGTGATCTTCATGTATGTCCGACCTCGGGCCATTGCTTCATTCAATTCTAACAAATTGATCTCAGCCATATATGCAGTCTTTACTCCCATGCTCAACCCTATCATCTACTGCCTGAGGAACAAGGAGGTCAAAAATGCCATCAGAAAAACCATGGCAAGTGGCCAAGCCCTTTTCTTGAGAGATTCTCTTTGCTGA